In the Hordeum vulgare subsp. vulgare chromosome 7H, MorexV3_pseudomolecules_assembly, whole genome shotgun sequence genome, one interval contains:
- the LOC123412528 gene encoding uncharacterized protein LOC123412528 — MKHLLLPSPLPLLLHGPASKPLLLHVRHRHRHAPSAAPDGNSGDTSTAASEPPPTNTQPSRPPSTPPSTNSGTTSVKTRLRSRNQARRVQDPYLPPVEVKMMRGKGKANASAAPRREKEKRKKTWDEMSLGEKAYELYVGEKGALFWLNKFAYASIFIMAGAWILFRFVGPATGLYQLDAPPLAPTDVLRGS; from the coding sequence atgaagcacctcctgcTCCCCTCCccgctccctctcctcctccacggcCCCGCCTCCAAACCCCTCCTCCTCCAcgtccgccaccgccaccgccacgccCCAAGCGCCGCACCCGACGGCAACTCCGGCGACACCTCCACGGCCGCGTCCGAGCCGCCTCCCACGAATACccagcccagccggccaccctccACGCCTCCGTCCACCAACTCCGGCACCACCAGCGTCAAGACCCGCCTCCGTTCCAGGAACCAGGCCCGCCGCGTCCAGGACCCGTACCTGCCCCCGGTGGAGGTGAAGATGATGAGGGGCAAGGGCAAGGCGAACGCTTCCGCGGCGccgaggagggagaaggagaagcggAAGAAGACGTGGGACGAGATGAGCCTCGGCGAGAAGGCCTACGAGCTGTACGTCGGGGAGAAGGGCGCCCTCTTCTGGCTCAACAAGTTCGCATACGCCTCCATCTTCATCATGGCCGGCGCCTGGATCCTGTTCCGCTTCGTCGGGCCCGCCACCGGCCTCTACCAGCTCGACGCGCCGCCGCTGGCGCCCACGGACGTCCTGCGCGGCTCCTAG